In a genomic window of Zingiber officinale cultivar Zhangliang chromosome 9B, Zo_v1.1, whole genome shotgun sequence:
- the LOC122025465 gene encoding polyamine oxidase 3-like isoform X1, protein MVLKYILVCILLLHINIYIYIYIDLNFLAASFYQKTEARQSHSPSAIVIGGGFAGIAAAHALKNAAFQVVLLESRDRIGGRVHTNYSFGFPVDMGAAWLHGVYNENPLASWIGRLGLPIYRTSGDNSALYDHDLESYALFDGDGHQVPQDLVEKVGKVFETILEEANKLRYETNEDMSIAQAIKLVMERHSI, encoded by the exons atggTGTTAAAATATATTCTAGTTTGCATTTTACTGCTTCACATCaacatatatatctatatatatattgacttaaattttcttgcagcaTCATTCTATCAGAAGACTGAAGCAAGGCAATCTCACTCTCCTTCTGCCATTGTCATTGGTGGTGGATTTGCAGGGATTGCAGCTGCTCATGCATTGAAAAATGCAGCTTTTCAG GTTGTGCTTTTAGAATCTCGGGATAGAATTGGTGGTCGAGTTCACACTAACTACTCATTTGGTTTTCCTGTTGACATGGGAGCAGCCTG GTTGCATGGTGTCTACAATGAGAATCCATTGGCATCTTGGATTGGAAGACTTGGTCTACCAATTTATCGAACTTCTGGTGACAATTCTGCCTTGTATGATCATGACTTGGAGAG CTACGCACTCTTTGATGGTGATGGACATCAAGTGCCTCAAGATCTAGTGGAAAAAGTTGGTAAGGTGTTTGAAACCATTCTGGAAGAG GCTAACAAACTCAGGTATGAAACAAATGAAGACATGTCTATAGCACAGGCTATTAAGCTAGTCATGGAGAGACATTCAATATGA
- the LOC122025465 gene encoding polyamine oxidase 3-like isoform X2, producing the protein MGAAWLHGVYNENPLASWIGRLGLPIYRTSGDNSALYDHDLESYALFDGDGHQVPQDLVEKVGKVFETILEEANKLRWSLKD; encoded by the exons ATGGGAGCAGCCTG GTTGCATGGTGTCTACAATGAGAATCCATTGGCATCTTGGATTGGAAGACTTGGTCTACCAATTTATCGAACTTCTGGTGACAATTCTGCCTTGTATGATCATGACTTGGAGAG CTACGCACTCTTTGATGGTGATGGACATCAAGTGCCTCAAGATCTAGTGGAAAAAGTTGGTAAGGTGTTTGAAACCATTCTGGAAGAG GCTAACAAACTCAG gtggagtttgaaggattag